A single region of the Musa acuminata AAA Group cultivar baxijiao chromosome BXJ1-11, Cavendish_Baxijiao_AAA, whole genome shotgun sequence genome encodes:
- the LOC103971259 gene encoding small ribosomal subunit protein eS10z gives MIIPKKNRHEICKYLFQEGVLYAKKDYNLAKHQEIDVPNLQVIKLMQSFKSREYVRETFAWQHYYWYLTNDGIEYLRTYLNLPSEIVPATLKKSSRPPPRPFGSGPPGDRPRGPPRFEGDRPRFGDRDGYRGGPRGGPPGDLGGDKGGAPPEFQPSFRGSGGRPGFGRGGGGYGAGPTSSME, from the exons ATG ATCATCCCAAAGAAGAACCGCCATGAGATCTGCAAGTACCTCTTCCAAG AGGGGGTGCTGTACGCGAAGAAGGATTACAACCTCGCGAAGCACCAGGAGATTGATGTGCCGAACTTGCAGGTGATAAAGCTCATGCAGAGCTTCAAGTCGAGGGAGTACGTGAGAGAGACCTTTGCGTGGCAGCATTACTACTGGTACCTCACCAACGATGGCATCGAGTACCTTCGCACCTACCTCAACCTCCCGTCCGAGATCGTCCCCGCTACTCTGAAGAAGTCATCTAGGCCGCCGCCCCGACCCTTTGGCTCCGGCCCTCCTGGTGACCGCCCAAG GGGCCCGCCTCGCTTTGAAGGTGATCGGCCAAGGTTTGGAGATAGGGATGGGTACCGTGGAGGACCCCGTGGTGGTCCTCCAGGTGATTTGGGCGGTGACAAGGGTGGCGCACCTCCTGAGTTTCAGCCATCATTCAGG GGTTCTGGAGGGAGGCCTGGTTTTggccgtggtggtggtggttatGGAGCAGGTCCAACTTCATCAATGGAGTAG
- the LOC135597188 gene encoding abscisic stress-ripening protein 5-like, whose amino-acid sequence MGVTRASISKCDFPTTGRSGTSTRSTRTHSPLQFRTAICTPPSSVHLKRTATGRKPLFQSFLQKMAEEKHHHHLFHHHKEEKPAEEVIYSETAYSGGDDYASGYTETVVAESASDEYEKYKKEEKHHKHKEHLGEMGAVAAGAFALYEKHEAKKDPDHAHKHKIEEEIAAAVAVGSGGYAFHEHHEKKDAKNEAEEASGKKHHHHLF is encoded by the exons ATGGGGGTGACTCGAGCATCCATCTCCAAGTGTGATTTCCCAACCACCGGAAGATCAGGGACGTCCACTCGGTCGACTCGGACGCACAGCCCCCTTCAGTTTCGCACCGCTATATGTACCCCGCCCTCCTCCGTCCATCTCAAGCGCACAGCCACCGGTCGCAAACCACTGTTTCAGTCTTTCCTGCAAAAGATGGCCGAGGAgaagcaccaccaccacctcttccACCACCACAAGGAGGAGAAGCCCGCGGAGGAGGTGATCTACTCCGAGACAGCCTACTCCGGCGGCGATGACTACGCCTCCGGCTACACCGAGACTGTCGTCGCCGAGTCGGCTTCCGATGAGTACGAGAAGTACAAGAAGGAAGAGAAGCATCACAAGCACAAGGAGCACCTCGGCGAGATGGGCGCTGTCGCCGCCGGTGCCTTTGCTCTG TACGAGAAGCACGAGGCGAAGAAGGACCCCGATCACGCCCACAAGCACAAGATCGAGGAGGAGATCGCTGCAGCGGTGGCGGTTGGCAGCGGAGGCTATGCCTTCCACGAGCACCATGAGAAGAAGGATGCCAAGAACGAGGCGGAGGAAGCGAGCGGAAAGAAGCATCACCACCACCTCTTTTAG
- the LOC103971258 gene encoding uncharacterized protein LOC103971258 isoform X1 yields MGAKLRYAMVCSSNQNRSMEAHALLKRHGFDVSSYGTGAHVKLPGPSLREPNVYDFGTPYKSMHDELRRKDPDLYKRNGILPMLKRNLGVKNAPQRWQDNAADGCFDVVVTFEEKVFNIVIEDLSNRKQVLIRSVLLINLEVKDNHEEAATGGKLTLELCQEIESADCWEDAIDDIVAAFERQHKRKLLYTISFY; encoded by the exons atgggggcgAAGCTTCGGTACGCGATGGTGTGCTCCTCGAACCAGAACCGGAGCATGGAGGCGCACGCGCTGTTGAAGCGGCATGGGTTCGACGTGTCGTCCTACGGGACGGGGGCGCACGTCAAGCTCCCCGGCCCGTCGCTGCGGGAGCCCAACGTATACGACTTCGGCACCCCCTACAAGTCCATGCACGACGAACTCCGCCGCAAAGATCCCGACTT GTATAAGCGCAATGGGATACTGCCGATGCTCAAGCGGAACCTCGGCGTCAAGAACGCGCCGCAGCGGTGGCAGGACAATGCCGCAGATGGCTGTTTCGACGTCGTCGTCACTTTCGAGGAGAAGGTCTTTAATATTGTCATTGAAG ACCTTAGTAATCGGAAACAAGTGTTGATAAGAAGTGTACTGCTCATCAACTTGGAGGTTAAAGATAATCACGAAGAAGCTGCCACCGGTGGCAAGCTCACTTTGGAATTatgtcaagag ATCGAATCAGCAGACTGCTGGGAGGATGCAATTGATGATATTGTTGCTGCATTTGAGAGACAACATAAGCGAAAACTTCTCTACACGATCTCTTTCTATTAG
- the LOC103971258 gene encoding uncharacterized protein LOC103971258 isoform X2, with protein MGAKLRYAMVCSSNQNRSMEAHALLKRHGFDVSSYGTGAHVKLPGPSLREPNVYDFGTPYKSMHDELRRKDPDLYKRNGILPMLKRNLGVKNAPQRWQDNAADGCFDVVVTFEEKVFNIVIEDLSNRKQVLIRSVLLINLEVKDNHEEAATGGKLTLELCQEQTGLEL; from the exons atgggggcgAAGCTTCGGTACGCGATGGTGTGCTCCTCGAACCAGAACCGGAGCATGGAGGCGCACGCGCTGTTGAAGCGGCATGGGTTCGACGTGTCGTCCTACGGGACGGGGGCGCACGTCAAGCTCCCCGGCCCGTCGCTGCGGGAGCCCAACGTATACGACTTCGGCACCCCCTACAAGTCCATGCACGACGAACTCCGCCGCAAAGATCCCGACTT GTATAAGCGCAATGGGATACTGCCGATGCTCAAGCGGAACCTCGGCGTCAAGAACGCGCCGCAGCGGTGGCAGGACAATGCCGCAGATGGCTGTTTCGACGTCGTCGTCACTTTCGAGGAGAAGGTCTTTAATATTGTCATTGAAG ACCTTAGTAATCGGAAACAAGTGTTGATAAGAAGTGTACTGCTCATCAACTTGGAGGTTAAAGATAATCACGAAGAAGCTGCCACCGGTGGCAAGCTCACTTTGGAATTatgtcaagag CAAACAGGTTTAGAGCTTTGA